From the Synechococcus sp. KORDI-49 genome, the window CCATGCTCCATGGACTGGAGGCACCCAAGGACAGCAGCACCCTGATCTGGTGGAGCGGTGCTCTGCTGAGTTCAGTGCTGGTGTGCGGCGGTTCCTATCTGCTTCTCAAGAAACTGCCCAAATCGGTCAGCAAGGCGGCAGCAGTTGCCTTCCTTGCCATCGGTGGGTTGCTTGCCTTTGGTCCGTTGGGTCTGCTGGCGGGTGGCGCTGGGGCATGACCCTGAACTGCTGAGATCGCCAGTGCCGCAAGCACTTTCGACGCATTAGTCCCCTTCAGTGGCGGCATTCCCTGCCGCCTTTTTTATTGCTTACGGGCAACCGAACCTTGATAGGTGCCCACTACCTCTTCCAAGTGTTCCTGACAGCGGAACACTTGGAAGAGGTTGGTTGGGAGGTGCCATTCCATGAACGGATTCAGTTCTTGAACTCGGAACGGGTCTCCTGCCATCCCTTAGTCGCCCTCTACAACTGTCTCGACTACGGCATCCCTCAACTGAGGGAGGGCAAACCCCAGTGACTCAGGGCAAACTGTCGGAAGGGACATGACCGAAGGACCCATACCGCTAGATGGACGCCAACGAACTGGGAGATCTGCTGCTTGAGGTCTTGCCACCAGATGGGAGCACCCTGGGGAACCTGTCAGCACGGCAATGAGTGCTGAGATCCCTCAACTGGGGGAGGCGTAATCGTCCTGATGGATCTAAAATCGAGGTAGGCAGAAGACCTGCGTAACGAACTCGGCAAGTAACCCTCTCTCCCAAGCAGCAGACCAGGCACTTGCTGGTCTGGATGATTTGGCGGCATATATCCTCTCGGGCGAAAAAGAGTTTCCGAATGAGTTAGACGTAAGAAGAGGGATACAACCATGTTTTTATGCGGTTTTCGCATAAAGGGATACAACCAGGTTTTTATGCGGTTTTCGCATAAAATACTGAATACCGTGACCGATCAATCGACGAGAGGTATAGTTAGTTAGTTAGTTAGTTAGTTAGTTAGTTAGTTAGTTAGTTAACCAACTTGCTAAACACTTGATTGCATAAATTTTTGATCAGTTGATAACAGTTGATGACCTGGAATTGCTGGACACCCTGATTTGGGTCGGGTCAGGCGAAGAGTCTGCAAGAAGGTGCTTCACTAATCAAAGTACTGTGTCAAGAAGAAATACTGCCACTTTGGATTTTTTAGGGTTAAAGTTAGAACGAAATGCAATGAGTGAATGGGAACTATCCGGTGATTATCGACTGTTAAATATGGAGAGAAAAGTTCACCAGTATCGTAGATTTAGTCATAAAAAGGAATTCCTACGCTTAGAAGCAACCCCCTGGGCAGGACCGACGCTTGCAACCGCTGCTCCACAGAATTGGACCCAAGGAACATGGAATCACGTTGGCATGCTGCGCCCCCTGTATCTATTAAAAAATAGAATTATTGACGCGTGGATAGGAAGTTATCAACCAGACATGCCTGACAAGCAAAATCCTGATTTTCTTGTTATAGATTTATGCCAAACTCCCGTAAATCTGTGCGCTAATAATGGGCATCCACTAATTAAAAAAGAAAAAGTAATAAGAGAAGATTTGGACGACTTTCCCTCGCTGGCACTACCATCAGGATTTTTTCCAAAAACAGAACGAATACTCAGATCCCATGGGTTATGGTCAACCTATGCGAGGATGAAAAAGTATAAACCAGAAAAATGGGAGGGCAGAACTAAAGACAATTCAACACTTTGCTACGCAACATGCTTAGGTCTAGAGATTATGACAGGACTTGAGAAAATTAATTATGATCTTGGTCTACTGTCCGGCGAGAGTTTGGTCGTACTTAGAGAATTTGCAAATGAAAAGAGGATTTTACAACTCTTGAAAAATCTGGGGCACAGAGTCATGGAGAAATCACGCATGCACCCTGACCTCACTCCGTGTTTTGATTCCACGTCTGCATTTGACTAAGCAATCAAGTACCACTCATGGAATAAAGATGCTGCTAATGGTGGCGTCATAGACAGTGCTTGACACCAAATAATCTTTAAATTCCCCGAGAACCATGAACTATGCCGATATTGCATAAATGCTTGCGAGCAGAAAAACCTACAATTAATATATGAACTTGAAAAATTTAGACCGAAAAGTGGGCGAATCTCCGCTTGCAATTAAAGATTTTGTTTACGCTCTAGATAAATTTAAAAAGTTACAAGTATTAGTCAAAGAGGCAAAGACACCAGAGGAAATTCTTTTTATAGCAGAATCGTTAGGCATCAAAATAAGTATGAAGCAATTGCAATTTTGGTCAAAAGAATTGAAGGCGCCATATTTTCCTTGGGCACAAATGGGCAGGCAATGGCGGGAGGAATTCTTCGCAAGAAGTAATCATGAGTAGCAATCTTAGGCAGAGAACACGCTCCCGCAAGCGGGAACTCTTTTGCCCGAAACATCCTGACCAAAGAATTTATGGTAATGGCAAGAAATACTTCTTGCATCTACTATCTGCAGATGAATTACGCTCTAGAGGAATGCCAAGCGCCAAGGCAAAATTAATTATCAATGCTTATCCCGTTCTCGTCTTAAGCAATGAGTGGTTAGAAGAACTATTTTGCCCTTTATGTGGTCAAAACACTTGGTACCACGTTATAAGGTATGACCGAGTGAGGCATTCTGTCCGCATTGCGCCACGCGAATTATGGATGCAGGTTGCACATGTTGATCCTCATATGGCAAATCCTAGTGTAAGTGAATTCACAAGAAGATCGTCTAAACGAGCAAGTTACAAAAGATCAGATGGTAAAAGATACTGGGACAAGTAGAAAATATAAAGCAGATGTCTGCCATTCATTCTATATTTCAGGCGATTGTCATCCATACACAAGTACGAACCTTGCAAGGAATGTGAATATGGGTCAAAAATAATCACAACAAAATAAAATCCCCCTGGTCCGTCTCCTCCATTTGGTAATCAACCGTGTGCACCAACTGCGACACATCAATCCAGTACGTCCAGGAGCATTACTTCCACTACGACGCAAAGAGAGCGACTGATGCACTCGCAACGGGTCGAGGACAACTCAAAGGGGCAACAGGGACCGACTGGATGCGAGATCCATACATACATGAATCATAGGGCATGCATCACTTGAAACTGGCAAAAAATTTTTTGATTATCGAAATAATCCAACCCCAAACTGGTCCACCTATAGATTGCAAGTCAAAAGAATTCTTTTAAAGAATGCAAATCAACCGCATCCACAAAGTAGATGCCAATAAGGGTGCCACCCCAAATCAAAACAACACCTAGACATAAAAGAGCAAAATTTGGCAGCAAACCCTTAGGATGACAAAGCAGGTTGATGGCAAACCGTGGCAACTACCGATGACTATTGCTATTCACTGATAAAAGATTGCAGCAATTGGAAGCAATTCGAGAAAAGTCTCGAACCACTTGAAAAGCACCAAAAGGGAAGGATATTCGAAGAACTGACCAAATTACTATTTCTTACGCACCCCGTCTACTTAAATAAACTTGCGAGAGTATGGCACCACAGCGAAATACCGAATCAAATAATTGAACTGTTGCAACTACCAAATCCAGAAATTGGGGTCGACCTCGTAGCACAAGCACGGGACGGTTTTTTCTGGTTAATACAATGCAAATTTCACCAGGACCCCGAAGTAAATGTCTCCTATCAAGAAGTCAGTACATTCTTAAGCATCAGCGAAAGATCGGAAACTTTTAAGCACTTATCTCATAGATTAATCAGTACATCCGCGAACGGAGTAAGTCCGCGAGTAAGCAAGTCGCATTCATCTAAATTAGGTTATTTAACTGCATCAGACTTCTCCGAATTAGACTTTAATGTTATACACACACTTATCGATGGCAAAAGTCTAGTATTCAGACCGAAGACACCAAGGGAGCACCAAACCCGAGCGGTCAGCAAAGCAACAGAATACTTTTCCGATCAATCCAAATCAAGAGGGAAAATAATACATCCATGCGGAGCAGGGAAGAGTTTGACCAGTTTCTGGTTATCTCAATCACTTCACGCAAATTCCATTCTTATCGCAGTTCCGAGTTTATCTTTAGTCAAGCAAACTGTTTCAACATGGTCACGAGAAGCACTAGCAAACAATAAATCTCTTGACTGGATTGCTATTTGCAGCGACGAAACTACGGGATCACTAGAAAACAGACAAAGTCTGTCTGCCGAAATCGGAATAGAGGTAGACACTGACCCGGAGATAATAAAGAAGTTTTTCTCAAAAGAATCAAGTTCTAGCAAAATTTTTATCACCACCTATCAAAGCGGGAAAACTCTTGGCGATGTCGCCAGAGAAATGAATCACATCTTTGATCTGGGCATATTCGATGAAGCGCATAAGACTGTCGGCAATCGCGACAAGACATATGCACACCTCTTACTTGATGAAAATATTCAGATCAAAAGACGAGTTTTCATGACAGCAACTGAAAGACAATTCAAAGGAGAGAGTACCAATATCCTGACCATGGATGACAGGAATATTTACGGCGAAGTAATCGACGAATTCTCTTTCAAAGAAGCAATTGAATGCCATCCAGCAATTCTATGCGACTATAAAGTTGTAACAACACTAATGACAAAGTCTTTTGTCGATGAATTCACTGAAAATAACGGCACTGTCAAAAGCATTGAACAGCACGAAGGCATACAAGCAGACAGAAATGCAATCGCTGCTTTGATTGCTATCAACAAATTAATAGACAAGGGTTTAGCGAAGCACATAATCTCATTCCACAACACAATATCAAGATCCAAAAATTTCATGAACTTAGTCAAATACTTTTCTAGCATCTCTGGGGCAATGGGCGGATTACAAGTATTTCATTTATCTGGAAAAGACAACAGCGGAACGAGGTCAAAGACCCTGAGGAATTTTGAATCTAGCAATCTCGGTTTAATTACAAATGCAAGATGCCTTACTGAGGGAGTCGATGTTCCTTTGGTCGATACAATTTTATTTGCAGACCCAAAGCAAAGCACTATTGATATTGTTCAAGCAGCAGGTAGAGCGATGAGGATTCATCCTGACAAGCAGACTGGATATATCTTGCTACCAGTTGTGGTAGACGACGAATTAGATGACCCTCAGCAGTCAGCATTTCAACAGATAATTTCAGTATTAAGCGCTTTAGGGATGCATGACTCCAGGATCATTGATGAATTCAAGGACATCGTTTCGGGAAGAACAAAGAAAGGTAATATCGTTGAAATAATTTCTTTTCAAGAGGACTTATTCAAGATCAATCCAGATCGATTGGCAAAAGAGATAGACATTCTTGTATGGGACCGACTCAGTTTTGCAAAAAGCATTATCGGAGAGAGTGGTTTCACAAAATGGATGAACGAAGAAACAAATCTATCGGATAAGTCTGTAAAAAATTATACCCAAGCAGTCAGGAAAATATCTAACGACCTGGTTCGCATGGGTCTCACCAAGTCAACTCTTGAAGAGATTTTAGAGTCAGAAGACCTAAATCACTTGAAAAAAAGTTATTTTGAAATACCGGAATTCAAGGAAAGCGACCTAAAAGGCAAGAATATGTACAGCGCTGGTTTCAATAAACTCATCGAGTACCAGTCAATAAAAAAATCCAATCATCTATAATCTTCTTTCAGATCTATTTTGATCTTCTCCTCTAACCACTTCTTATATCTCTTATCTCTTTTCTAGGTATTCTTGATCATATTATATTTAATCTTGATCAGTCGAATGGTGATATATATTCATCTGACCACCTCACTACGGTTGTTCTGAAACCATTCATAGTGAGTTATCAGATAATCCAGTGTTCCTGACCTGGATCGTCTGAGTTGATGAGATAAGGGATCAAACTTTTCCAGAGTGGTCTGATTCCTTTTCCCAAAGAAGAGATTGATATTTCTTGTCTCAACAAAGCAAACATTCGTGATCCAGAGAACGGATGAGGATTTCTTTCTGGAGTTGGAGAACTAATCCTTTTCAACCACTTCCAACAAATCCTCAATCCCGCAATCCAGCAGTGTCACGATCTTGGATGCCAGATCCAGTGAAAGTGCTGCTGCTGCCTTGTCATCGTTCCGTGCCAGGCGGGTGATGGTCGTCGCTGCCACCCCTGCTTGAACTGACAAGGCGTTCATGGTGATGGGTTTCTCGCCCACCTCCGCACGACGCAGATTTGCCTTGGCAATTGCCTTGGGCAGTGTCAGACGAACTTGTTTTGCCATAAAGCGCACCATACCCCAAGCGCAGCATGTCGCAATATCAGCATGAGACGCTGCATCCTCAGTAATTTTTGCTATAGTTAGTGCGTTGAGGGCAAGAGGTTCACAGAAACCCGCCCTCTCAACCCCACTTCAGAAACCCATAGAGGTTCAAGACCATGCCGACTGACCTTTCCACCATTGACCTGGCAACCCTCAACGCTGCCCAGGGTGTGATCGTGACTGCCCTTCGGAACCAGTGCTGCCAATGGGAGCAGGACTCCGCTGATGCCATTGCCGATGGTCACCTGTCCAATGCCGTGATGCTGGAGCACTGGGCATTTGCCGCTGATCTGCTCTCCGCCACTGTGAGCACGGAGTTCTCTGCCCTCTTTGGCAAGGCAATGAACGCTCGCCTGAACAGCAGCACCCGATCTGTCAGTGACCACCTCCTCGATGCCATGGCACTGGAGGTGGCAGCACAGCAGAGCGAACCATTGGACAGAATTAGCGTCTAATACTGCGTTGTCTAGTTTCTGTGCTATATTTTGAGCGTTGAGGGGCAAGAGGTTCATAGAAACCCGCCCCTCCAACACCTTTCCCGAAACCCACAGAGGTTCAAGACCATGCTTCATCAATCCACTCCCTTCTGCTGGCACTTCACCAGTCCTGAGCATCAGGGAATGCTGGTTCGCCATTCACGCTCGGGTGACTTTCAACTCTGCCGCCGCTCACAGGTGGGTGAGATGTGCTGGGAGACCCGCACCCTTTCCTGCCACCAGACCCTGGAGCAGGCAGTGGCAGCAGCAAAAGACCATTGCCTGGTAACCGCCTGATGGTTCTTGCCGTTGCTGGTGGGGGAGAAATCCCCTGCCACACTTGACCCACGACCCGCACCAGCAATGGCATCTGATCACCCTGACGCACCCAAGCAGTTCGGCATTCGTCTGAATCAGGACACGATGGAACTGGTTTCTGAGATTCAGGAGTTCAGGCGTCGAACCAATCAATCCACCACCCT encodes:
- a CDS encoding DEAD/DEAH box helicase family protein, with amino-acid sequence MATTDDYCYSLIKDCSNWKQFEKSLEPLEKHQKGRIFEELTKLLFLTHPVYLNKLARVWHHSEIPNQIIELLQLPNPEIGVDLVAQARDGFFWLIQCKFHQDPEVNVSYQEVSTFLSISERSETFKHLSHRLISTSANGVSPRVSKSHSSKLGYLTASDFSELDFNVIHTLIDGKSLVFRPKTPREHQTRAVSKATEYFSDQSKSRGKIIHPCGAGKSLTSFWLSQSLHANSILIAVPSLSLVKQTVSTWSREALANNKSLDWIAICSDETTGSLENRQSLSAEIGIEVDTDPEIIKKFFSKESSSSKIFITTYQSGKTLGDVAREMNHIFDLGIFDEAHKTVGNRDKTYAHLLLDENIQIKRRVFMTATERQFKGESTNILTMDDRNIYGEVIDEFSFKEAIECHPAILCDYKVVTTLMTKSFVDEFTENNGTVKSIEQHEGIQADRNAIAALIAINKLIDKGLAKHIISFHNTISRSKNFMNLVKYFSSISGAMGGLQVFHLSGKDNSGTRSKTLRNFESSNLGLITNARCLTEGVDVPLVDTILFADPKQSTIDIVQAAGRAMRIHPDKQTGYILLPVVVDDELDDPQQSAFQQIISVLSALGMHDSRIIDEFKDIVSGRTKKGNIVEIISFQEDLFKINPDRLAKEIDILVWDRLSFAKSIIGESGFTKWMNEETNLSDKSVKNYTQAVRKISNDLVRMGLTKSTLEEILESEDLNHLKKSYFEIPEFKESDLKGKNMYSAGFNKLIEYQSIKKSNHL
- a CDS encoding helix-turn-helix domain-containing protein — translated: MVRFMAKQVRLTLPKAIAKANLRRAEVGEKPITMNALSVQAGVAATTITRLARNDDKAAAALSLDLASKIVTLLDCGIEDLLEVVEKD
- a CDS encoding substrate-binding domain-containing protein; the protein is MLDTLIWVGSGEESARRCFTNQSTVSRRNTATLDFLGLKLERNAMSEWELSGDYRLLNMERKVHQYRRFSHKKEFLRLEATPWAGPTLATAAPQNWTQGTWNHVGMLRPLYLLKNRIIDAWIGSYQPDMPDKQNPDFLVIDLCQTPVNLCANNGHPLIKKEKVIREDLDDFPSLALPSGFFPKTERILRSHGLWSTYARMKKYKPEKWEGRTKDNSTLCYATCLGLEIMTGLEKINYDLGLLSGESLVVLREFANEKRILQLLKNLGHRVMEKSRMHPDLTPCFDSTSAFD